From the Tateyamaria omphalii genome, one window contains:
- a CDS encoding FecCD family ABC transporter permease — protein MTAETTAPPDAQGIVTAYRRRSIRRMALVALAALALFTTIVIDVITGPADLGFWRVTHVILNPTIATVKEEVIVWDLRLPVALMAVVVGAMLGAAGAEMQTILNNPLADPFTLGLSSAASFGAALAIVMGLSVIPGVGGFFVTVNAFVMSMLASLALFAFTRLRGVTPEAMILVGIAMLFTFNALLAFLQYGASELQLAQLIFWQLGSLARATWEKVGICLAVLAIVIPYFLSRSWALTALRMGEDKAAALGVNVSLLRLTVLAGVSLLSAVAVSFVGAIAFVGLVGPHIARMVVGEDQRGFLPLSALAGALILSGTSIASKAITPGIVYPIGMITSLIGIPFFVSLILSQRKRHWQ, from the coding sequence ATGACCGCAGAGACAACCGCACCGCCCGATGCACAAGGCATCGTCACGGCCTACCGCCGCCGCTCTATTCGGCGCATGGCGTTGGTGGCCCTGGCCGCACTCGCCTTGTTCACCACAATTGTCATCGACGTGATCACCGGCCCCGCTGACCTCGGCTTCTGGCGGGTGACGCACGTCATTCTGAACCCCACGATCGCAACAGTGAAGGAAGAGGTGATTGTCTGGGACCTCCGCCTGCCCGTCGCTCTGATGGCCGTGGTCGTGGGCGCCATGCTCGGCGCCGCGGGCGCCGAGATGCAGACCATCCTGAACAACCCGCTGGCCGACCCGTTCACGCTGGGGCTGTCCTCGGCCGCGTCCTTCGGGGCGGCGCTTGCCATCGTGATGGGCCTGTCGGTCATCCCCGGCGTCGGCGGCTTCTTCGTCACCGTGAACGCGTTTGTCATGTCCATGCTCGCGTCACTGGCGCTGTTTGCCTTCACCCGCCTGCGCGGCGTCACACCCGAGGCGATGATCCTTGTGGGCATCGCAATGCTGTTCACCTTCAACGCATTGCTGGCGTTCCTCCAATACGGCGCATCAGAGTTGCAGCTGGCCCAGCTGATCTTCTGGCAACTGGGCTCCCTGGCTCGCGCCACATGGGAAAAGGTCGGCATTTGTCTGGCCGTGCTGGCCATTGTTATACCCTACTTCCTCAGCCGCAGCTGGGCACTGACCGCCCTGCGCATGGGCGAGGACAAGGCGGCGGCCCTTGGTGTGAACGTCTCGCTTTTGCGTCTCACCGTTCTGGCGGGCGTCTCGCTCCTGTCGGCCGTCGCCGTGTCCTTTGTCGGTGCGATCGCCTTTGTCGGCCTTGTCGGCCCCCACATCGCGCGCATGGTCGTGGGCGAGGACCAGCGCGGTTTCCTGCCCCTCTCGGCCCTCGCGGGCGCACTCATCCTGTCGGGCACGTCCATCGCATCCAAGGCGATCACGCCGGGCATCGTCTACCCCATCGGCATGATCACCTCACTGATCGGCATCCCGTTTTTCGTGAGCCTGATCCTCAGCCAACGCAAAAGGCACTGGCAGTGA
- a CDS encoding ABC transporter substrate-binding protein: protein MTFIMNVSGFASAIAATATLLAAAPDAHAEALTLTDIAGREVTLTEAPDKIILGEGRMMYSIAAITDGNPFEKIVGWKDDLVQYDPDAFRKFQAAFPEDADRMINFGNPYAGDFSIEAVLEAEADLLLLDVGNLFKAEETGLIEKLGKAGVSVAFIDFRRNATENTVPSLLILGRLLGEEQGALEFVDFYVAEMRKVTNVIDQIPAEDRPLVVIENAAGWQNDFCCWSFGPYNYGRFVELAGGTNFASTLANAYSVDLSMEGIIEADPDHIIGTGANWAEAKPEVTSTLLGYEGDPAVNAEMIAALAGRSGFKDLRAVQNGNYHSIYHQFYNSPYHFVAVQQIAKWLYPDDFADLDPHDTFDRMHDRFMPYDNSGQFWLSASAPAN, encoded by the coding sequence ATGACGTTCATCATGAATGTCAGCGGCTTCGCCTCCGCTATAGCAGCCACTGCGACCTTGCTCGCGGCAGCCCCTGACGCACATGCCGAAGCGCTGACCCTAACCGACATCGCAGGCCGCGAAGTCACTCTGACCGAAGCACCTGACAAGATCATTCTGGGCGAAGGCCGGATGATGTATTCCATCGCCGCCATCACCGACGGTAACCCGTTCGAAAAGATCGTGGGCTGGAAAGACGATCTGGTCCAATACGACCCAGACGCCTTTCGCAAGTTTCAGGCCGCCTTCCCGGAAGATGCAGACCGAATGATCAACTTCGGCAATCCCTATGCCGGTGACTTCAGCATCGAAGCGGTGTTGGAAGCGGAAGCCGATCTCTTGCTTCTGGACGTGGGCAACCTCTTCAAAGCCGAGGAAACAGGCTTGATCGAGAAGTTGGGCAAGGCCGGGGTATCCGTTGCCTTCATCGACTTCCGCCGCAACGCCACTGAAAACACGGTTCCGTCCCTCCTGATCCTTGGGCGGCTGCTGGGCGAAGAACAGGGTGCACTCGAGTTCGTCGACTTTTACGTGGCCGAAATGCGCAAGGTGACCAACGTCATTGACCAGATCCCGGCCGAAGACCGCCCGCTCGTGGTGATCGAAAATGCCGCCGGATGGCAGAACGATTTCTGCTGCTGGTCCTTCGGTCCCTACAACTACGGACGTTTCGTGGAATTGGCGGGCGGCACCAACTTCGCCTCGACCCTCGCAAACGCCTATTCAGTGGATCTTTCGATGGAAGGGATCATCGAAGCGGACCCAGACCATATCATCGGCACCGGCGCCAACTGGGCCGAAGCCAAGCCCGAAGTGACTTCGACACTGCTCGGCTACGAAGGAGACCCAGCGGTGAACGCGGAAATGATCGCGGCACTGGCGGGCCGCTCAGGGTTCAAGGATCTGCGCGCCGTGCAGAATGGAAACTACCACTCCATATACCACCAATTCTACAACTCACCCTATCACTTCGTTGCGGTGCAGCAGATTGCCAAGTGGCTCTACCCCGACGATTTTGCAGACCTTGACCCGCATGACACGTTTGACCGGATGCATGACAGGTTCATGCCCTATGACAACTCCGGCCAGTTCTGGCTCAGCGCTTCGGCGCCCGCCAACTGA
- a CDS encoding ATP-binding protein: MIAGPRQSGKTTLAMDLAGDDLPYLTLDDATVLRAAQDDPVGFIRGLDRAVIDEVQRAPDLLLAIKAAVDNDQTPGRFLLTGSANLMTLPKVADSLAGRMDVIRLLPLAQAEIEAQQSRFIDTAFAGRVPTTGTPVLGPDLVDRVLAGGYPEALRRPQWPRRQDWYHSYLDAIVQRDVRDVAQIEQVALMPRLLSVLAEHSGQLVNYSRVGSALGLNHVTTQKYMRVFEALYLVHSLQPWFNNRLKRMTKSPKLHFLDAGLLAAMRDVSPDVVARDRSVFGPILETFVFSELRKIASWSDQRCTFSHFRDKDRNEVDIVLESRKGEVVGIEVKASATVTSADFSGLRKLAGACRSKFAQGLVLYDHDQVVPFGENLFAVPISSLWHST, from the coding sequence ATGATCGCAGGACCACGCCAGTCGGGCAAGACCACGCTGGCGATGGATCTGGCAGGTGACGATCTGCCGTACCTCACGCTGGATGACGCCACTGTGCTGCGTGCGGCACAGGATGATCCGGTTGGCTTTATACGTGGTCTGGATCGCGCTGTCATTGATGAGGTGCAACGCGCGCCCGATCTGTTGCTGGCCATCAAGGCGGCGGTCGATAACGACCAGACGCCGGGCAGATTTCTGCTGACGGGATCAGCCAATCTGATGACACTTCCGAAAGTTGCGGACTCTCTGGCCGGTCGCATGGACGTCATTCGGTTGCTCCCACTCGCGCAGGCGGAGATCGAAGCGCAGCAATCGCGCTTTATAGATACTGCCTTTGCTGGCCGCGTGCCCACCACCGGCACGCCTGTGCTTGGACCCGATCTTGTGGATCGGGTACTGGCAGGTGGATATCCCGAGGCTTTGCGGCGCCCGCAGTGGCCGCGGCGCCAGGACTGGTATCACAGTTATCTGGACGCCATCGTCCAGCGCGATGTACGAGATGTGGCGCAGATCGAGCAAGTGGCGCTCATGCCGCGCCTTTTGTCTGTGTTGGCGGAGCATTCGGGGCAGTTGGTGAACTATTCGCGTGTCGGGTCTGCGCTGGGGCTGAACCACGTCACAACCCAGAAATACATGCGCGTGTTTGAGGCGCTGTATCTTGTTCACAGCCTACAGCCTTGGTTCAACAATCGTCTCAAGCGCATGACCAAATCCCCGAAGCTGCATTTTTTGGATGCAGGGCTGCTGGCGGCCATGCGGGACGTGTCACCGGATGTGGTGGCGCGGGACCGGTCCGTGTTTGGCCCCATTCTTGAGACCTTTGTGTTCAGCGAGTTGCGTAAGATCGCCTCTTGGAGCGACCAGCGCTGCACATTTTCCCACTTTCGCGACAAGGACAGAAACGAGGTGGACATCGTGCTGGAGAGCCGCAAGGGCGAGGTTGTCGGCATTGAGGTAAAGGCATCCGCAACCGTCACGTCTGCGGATTTCTCGGGTCTGCGCAAGCTGGCAGGTGCGTGCAGATCGAAATTTGCGCAGGGTCTTGTTCTTTATGACCACGATCAGGTGGTGCCGTTTGGTGAAAACTTGTTTGCCGTGCCGATATCGAGCCTTTGGCACAGCACCTAA